Proteins co-encoded in one Haloarcula pelagica genomic window:
- a CDS encoding deoxyhypusine synthase: MTDHEDRETFHHDPIGHAEVRAGMTVGELADSYGEAGIGASDLHEAVDIYSEMLDDDVTTFFGLAGAMVPTGMRAIVSELIRDGHIDVLVTTGANCTHDSIEAIGGKHHHGEVTPPEKTEREHDETLRDEGVDRIYNVYLPQEHFALFESHLREEVFSELEPEGAVPIQRMTEELGRANSEVNDRENVAEDAGILAAAYEHDVPVYCPAVQDSVLGLQAWMYSQTSDFTLDALADMTDITDIAYEADSAGAMVVGGGVPKNYVLQTMLVSPDAYDYAVQLTMDPSNTGGLSGATLEEARSWGKLEKDARNVSVYADATITLPLVVAAARERVGE, from the coding sequence ATGACTGACCACGAGGACCGGGAGACGTTCCACCACGATCCGATCGGGCACGCCGAGGTCCGGGCGGGGATGACCGTCGGCGAACTGGCAGACAGCTACGGGGAGGCCGGGATCGGCGCCAGCGACCTCCACGAGGCCGTCGATATCTACAGCGAGATGCTCGACGACGACGTGACGACGTTTTTCGGGCTGGCCGGGGCGATGGTCCCGACCGGGATGCGGGCCATCGTGAGCGAACTGATCCGGGACGGCCACATCGACGTGTTGGTGACGACGGGCGCGAACTGCACGCACGACAGCATCGAGGCCATCGGCGGTAAGCACCACCACGGCGAGGTGACGCCGCCGGAGAAGACCGAACGCGAACACGACGAGACGCTGCGCGACGAGGGCGTCGACCGCATCTACAACGTCTATCTCCCCCAGGAACACTTCGCGCTGTTCGAGAGCCACCTCCGCGAGGAGGTGTTCTCCGAACTCGAACCCGAAGGCGCCGTCCCGATCCAGCGGATGACCGAGGAACTGGGGCGGGCAAACAGTGAGGTCAACGACCGCGAGAACGTCGCCGAGGACGCGGGTATCCTGGCGGCCGCCTACGAGCACGACGTGCCGGTGTACTGTCCGGCCGTCCAGGACTCGGTGCTCGGCCTCCAGGCCTGGATGTACTCCCAGACCAGCGACTTTACCCTGGACGCGCTGGCGGACATGACCGACATCACCGACATCGCCTACGAGGCCGACAGCGCCGGCGCGATGGTCGTCGGCGGTGGCGTCCCGAAGAACTACGTCCTCCAGACGATGCTCGTCTCGCCGGACGCCTACGACTACGCCGTCCAGTTGACGATGGACCCCTCCAACACCGGCGGCCTCTCGGGCGCGACCCTGGAGGAGGCCCGGTCGTGGGGGAAACTGGAGAAAGACGCCCGGAACGTCTCCGTGTACGCCGACGCGACCATCACGCTCCCGCTGGTGGTGGCCGCGGCCCGCGAACGGGTCGGCGAGTGA